A stretch of DNA from Trichoplusia ni isolate ovarian cell line Hi5 chromosome 9, tn1, whole genome shotgun sequence:
GGAATTCAGTGCTAATCGTCAAATCAACATTAACAATTAAGTGAACAATTAACAGAccatttgaattaatatttaccaTGCACTtggatatgaaaaaaaaacatttctaagaaTGTCATTTTATTCCTACATTTTCCGGTATGAAACAGTAACACTGGCAATTTCTTACAcagttaatacaaataatattaatagcgAGATCATAATTTTTGCCGTTAGACATGCGCAAGTGTCGCCTAGACTGCGTCTGGTCATGACGCGTGCGCGTGGGCAGGTGGCATTGATCTGGCGCCACTTTGTGGGAACAACAGAAGTTCAAAGGTATTTTGATCTTGACATCATGGACTTTTAatcttgtaaaatttaaattcaaaaactgTCGTCGCGTCTGTTGAACAAGATAGTCCAACCATTAATGGCTGTGGACACAAAATTAGCCCCCCGTAGCCTTCGATGTTATGTCTTCATCAATCTATACTCCTTGATGTATGCTTTGGAAATAAACTACGAAAAAATTTATGGGAGAAACCTTTTGTTAAAGTCCAGCTCGTTCTCGAATGGAAACCTTTTCGCGACGACTAGTATCTGGacaatatgatattttttatatagtgTACTTGTATTTGTTTTCCATTATCCTGTTAAGATGTGTTTCTCTGCACGATGCATAATCTGTTAATCGGGTAAATCAAAACCTGTGCATTTAAAAAATGCAGGTGTGCAGACAAGTGCGATATCGTCTGTCGTCATCGCTTGCGCCGAATAGTCGAGGGTTTTATGTAGCCCTATTTCGCAAAATTTTGTTGAATAGGTAAAATATATGTTGAGAGTAATTTTTGGGAACTTGTTTTTGAAGCTCAActtattatatactttcacagattttattttaaaattgcatgTTATGCATTATAAAACATGTTACTTACtatactagaaaaaaatatagattcgttatttaaaaaataaagattattagcTTGACAATGAATATTCAGTTGATGATGATATTTGTTCGAATATTTCTCTGATAAATGATACTTCTGAATCCACTTATCGTGTACGTCTAGTAGGCGTTATGTATCTATTCTATCGTTCTACACAATCGTTAAATATATCTAATGCGAATTGTTGCCTGATatacttattgtattttttcctgttacattgttttaaattacatctcgttatacataatttttttgtttaaaatattttatagacacATTTCAGCGCCACTGAATATTTCTTGTCGTTAATTTGtagtgaaattaatataattgccGGAAACCTTTAGGCTATTATTACAATCATTTCGTCAGGcggatttatttgtttaagagtTATTTAACACGTGCATTTCTCGGGATCACCCAACATGTTTTGGTACTGACCGCAGTCGGCAGGTGGCCGAGTCGAGAGTCGAAGTAGCATTTTCCCagtgacataaataaaatacggtaGAGAACTAGACTTGTATGTATATGCTGTCCATCTGATTGGTGACTGTACTAAGTGTACTAACGCACGTATGAAAATATCTTAATTGCATTACTAcgaggaaataataaaaaaaacactattaagCGAATTTTGTAACTAATAATACTAAGCACTGGTTTCTTAGCACTTCGGTATTTCCTAAGGCTATATTTGTATCTCCACTATTTACTAAGTCGCAGCCGGTCAGTGACCCCTCGGACATGTCATCTTCCTCCGTCTTCGAGTTTGATCAAATAGCCTTTAATTGAAATTCGATTTTCAAATGTGATTTTGGTCTAATCATGATTTTTAAGTACGTCTAATGTTTATCTTCTTGAGATACTTCTATATCTACTACAGTTGTGTTGCTGATTAAAACACCAACTGCCCAGTTAAAATATTCCTACCCTTTagctgtaaaatatttcttggtTATAACTTTATCATTCCGTATGTTAAACCACGTTAAGACATCCCACCAACAACAAACTGACGCAGACGTTCGGTCCAGTTATTTACATCTCCGTTGtatatcatttcatttttatttctcagAAAAATGTCTATAATTCcacaaagtttgtttttatagacTGTTTATGAATGTCTCAACcatttcttttgataaaaatgatttCACCAGTATTTGTTGCTGAAGTCTTGCATCGAATCAGTGCAAATCAGCTTACGGATTCCGATATTCCTTCTACCATACCTGCTGTTTAATTTTCTGTGACATAATCAAATAGTGTTCATAATTGTTTGGACGATAAAATAACCTtgaattttttgttatatcttgATTGTTTGTGATTACTGATTATAAAACTGCTGGTAATTGAGCtgttaaattaaaccttattcaaaaaaaacatacacaatctacaatattatatggatagccgagtggtataggtcatcaCCACACCCGCTGCgtgtgacgtgtcgcgggttcaatccccgcgctAGGATAAGCacttgtgatccacgaatgcttgtactcAGTTTTTCgctctttgtgcatgttacgtacttaaattgtttgtgaaaaagtttttataggAATAAACAAACGGCTCAGTGTCATTCACGCAGTTTTTGATAAACCTGTTGGCACTCCATACATGGGTTTCAGACAAATACAAAAGAAACAGCTATGTTTTACATTTCTTCTTGTTGctgataacaaataaaaaatcacatcgTATATTTACCCGACAGATTTGTTGTAAAATCTCAACAATTTAATCGTATAAGTCACAGAAAGCATAACGCAGGACCACACATCAGACTATCTCGTTACTCACTTAATGTTTGATATAGCTAGTAACAAGTCACATCTCGACACGCTCGCATAAATGACTCTCAATGTAATATTTCTGCGTACTTATTGCCTTTTATTGCTATACAATGGCGTAATTATATTAATGCAGCTACTGCACGCTTTGTTATACCTAGTTAGCTGGTTGTAGTGAACTTTGATGCGTTTTATTTAGATCTGGGGCCTACCACCACTtggtaaagtaatattattagcgttgtgaaagcgtgacagcgcaatacacagtgtagagcggcatctctctcttACACAACTGATATAAAATTACTTCGAGGAGGTATAAAGCCCTTCGGCGTAATTTTAGTGActatctatgtatattttttgtagtagcTAAATACTATTCATCCATCAAAACATACATCCTATAAATTATACTTTCTACTccaaattttttttatgttattgtttttcttttaagtccTGTGCTATCTACTCTGACAGactatacaaaacaaattattacctATAAGATTTATGCAAGCCAGATGGTtgtagttataattattattgttgtttactCATTGTGATAACGAGATAGGAATATTAATGTCAAATGTATCATTGCTggtataaaatatctatataataatatgtttagttattaattaacaatcTTAAAGATTGATAGAACAGCTAGGAGTTGCGGTTCGTTAAATCACAAACTTGTGTGGTATCTAACCACCTGTGTTTTAAAGTTATCCTGTAGTTCTGGACATACCGCACCACTCTGTTGCGGTGTTGCCCGCCACATTTCCATAACGACAGTCTTTAAAAGGTGGTAGTGACCCCTGACCTTGTTTCAAACCTATAATTTAACTAGACAGCTTCAAAAACCACATCTTGATTCCTCTAAGGCTTATTGGAACATATGGATGTCAGGCTTTTCCACTTCgcttttaaatgttaatgtattttttcttctcaACTTTATAAATAGTATGTAGAATATAGTCTAgcttttaatatagttttatgttgttatttattaatacacatTTGAGTATTTTACTTAGAAGTTGTGTTTTCTCTTTCAGAAAGCGCCATAACTATAGGCACTGCCGAGAATGAGGAACAACTGAATATTAGTGATGTTTGTAAGTGTATTATTACCTCTTATTCATATCATCGTTACATTTTGCTTTTCTTTTGGGATAAACGTGCAGTCTAATCTCCTATACGTAATCATATCATAACTGATTACCAAATGAATGATGAATGAACCTCtaagtgaaaataataatattatcatcatttcaaattccaaaaatatttttcaaattgtgtCGGCTAAACGTTTATTCTAAACGTCACCGCAGCACCACCATCATTCCCTGTCAATTACTTATAAAATCTCAAATATCTATTTCAAGCTATGATGAATCCTTCATAAAGGAATAATGATACTTTAAAGTCATTCAAGACGTCACGCATGAAATTTATCCGAAATCTTGGTCACGCTTCAGTGTCACATACCTTTACGTAAAACAAGAACAACAATGAATATGAAAACGATTTTGTTGTTCATTCGTAATCAGAGATACGAACTGCATGATAATACTGCCGCTCTCACTTGGCAACAAGCTCGCTCGGTACACTGTCTATCTCCGCCACCATAAACCCAAAAAATTTAGCTTGTCCAACTGACCTTGCTCACTGCCGAAGCTCAAACAAGTTTTAAGTTATAACTTTGCAATGaacgtttatattaaaatgctaAATTGTTCCGTCTTATGAGTGACCTTCGGCggtgtttatgttttgtttttaattcgtgGCTCCATGTGTATTGTGTGCCGTTTCTGATTCGGACACGAATTCCATAACATCTGCGCCTTTAATCTGTAGATATAGATTGAATCGACATAATCTTGTTGTGACCGTTACGCTGGCAATCGATTCATTCATAGCTTGTAATGGCGTTAATCTGTATATCTAGAAGTTTCTTTATCTTGAgcatacaaatttattttatcattaatataaGTCTGGCGTCCGAATACTCTCTTGGACACAACGAATGGGCACCAAAACAGTTTAAGTATATATCGACGTATGTTGCAGTTGAGGCGATCACATTGGCGGACCCGACGttcggcgcgggcgcaggcgccGGCATAGACGATAGCATGGCGCGCCGCGACCAGCCCTACGTAGAGATCGTCGAGCAGCCGGCCAGTAAGGGCTATATTTCACCGGGACaccatggcggcgcaaccagttGCGCCACCGTGGTGTCCGTAAGCTACCAAACTGGACACCATACAGACACCAGAGTCGCCACACCACACTGAGACAGTATCAAAATGGACGTTGAAGAGACAGCACTACTGCTGTATGTACGTAGGAGAAGAGAGTtcaagagaaaaaagaaacagtggTGGGTTCATCCTTATTTAGCCGATCGCTGTAAGAAAGGACAATTCGTCAACATATACGCCGATCTAAGAAGATATCcggataagttttttaattatgtgagAATGTCCGTGAGGTCCTTTGATGAGTTACTGACTTTGTGTGAAAATGATTTGTTAAAGCAAgacacaatattaagaaaatcaatcAGTCCTGAAGAAAAGTTGTTTGTAACATTAAGGTAAGTTAAATCAAACtatgaacatttttaaagtaagttttattaaaaaatgtagacaaacaaacaagcatgAACGTTTAAGTGCTATATAGATCCATAAGTGGTTCTGAGTCCTGTGAATCATTTGTGTCGCTTGGAGAACTTGCATATGTCATTGTATTCATAGAATTATATGGGGAATTAGGACTACTTGTGATAGGTTCATTCTGATAATTCGTGTTTGTCCTATAACTTGGTCCAGGATATTCAGTAGCAATCACTTGCCGTTGCGTCGAATAACCAGGATGGTAGGTGTCATGACTCATCATCCTGCCACCTGGATTAATTTCTGGAGAATTCCGAAAAGACGGACCAGTATAATCAAACGTCCTGTTACCAGAAAAACCTGACGCATCGTTCAACAAAGTTAGCATCTTTATTTTGGTAGCCATTTTAATTTGAGGAGGTAGATTTTTTAATGTGCTCAACAATGAAAGCAAAAATAGCCGATCTTCGTCAACCTCAGCTGTCTCGCGTAGTCTCTGCTCTGTTGTCTCACGGCGTCTTTGctcaattgaattatttaatgctTGAATAAAAGGATCATCGTCTACTGCTAGTTTACGTTTGTTTGTAGCTTTTTTTGGTCGCTCGCCTACTTCAGTGCTCTCcgaatttttttcttcttcaccTTCTTCTCTGATAGCTACTACTTTTTGTAGAAACTGTAActgcttaaaatatatatattcgcTTTTGCGGTTAGTGGCTCCAGACCCGGACTTAACATTTCTTTGACGTTTGACTTCCCGCGCATAGCATGATCTGATGCTTTTCCACCTTTTTTGCAACACTAACcctggaaataaaattataacacttattactttttgttaattacaggTACCTCGCAAGTGGATGTACGATGAGAGAATTGCATTATAGCTTTCGTCTAGGACAAACAACATTAAGCACAATAATAAAAGAAGTGTGTGCTGTGATTTGGGATAAGTTGCAAACATGTTTATCACTTCCGGCTACTGCAAATGACTGGATGAAAATAGCAGATGGTTTCGAAAAACATGCCAACTTTCCACACTGCATCGGTAGTATCGATGGAAAGCACATAAGACTGATTCAACCTGCTGATTCTGGTTCGatgtattataactataaacactttttttcattGGTGCTGATGGCTGCATGTGAcgctaattataatttcatttatatagaCGTCGGTGCCTATGGGAAAAGTAGCGATTCAGCAATTTTCCAAGAAACTGAATTGTATAAGAAACTCATaagtaatactttaaatattccaGAGCCCctacaaatttcagaaaatAACCCAACGCTTTTCCCTTACGTATTTATAGGCGATGAAGCATTCGGGTTGAGCACAAATATTATGCGTCCATACGGAGGAAACAACCTCAGTGCcgaaaagaaaatttttaacTACAGACTATCGAGAGCTCGCCGTTACATCGAGTGCACATTTGGCATCTTAACAAATAAATGGAGAATTTTCCACAGACCATTAAATGTCCACACAGAATTAGCAAAATCCATTGTGAGAACATGTTGTGTGTTACACAATTTTGTACGTTCTAGAGATGGATATTCATATGATGATACTCTGACAATAATGGGCTTTCAAACAACAACACAGCAAAATTTCAATAGAGGAGGGCGTGCTGCTACTACCACTCGAGATAATTttacacattattttgtaaacgaaAACCCACTTTCAtggcaaaataattatattcattaataaatacatacacaactTACAACGAGCTTTTGGCTTTCCATGTTACACCAGAAGCATCATGAACATTTATTGATTGACAAATtcattcagaaaaataaatgttgtttacttACCAAAGCTCTTTTTTTGTTCAACGGTTTGCTCCTGTTCTCCAAATAAATCTACAACTTCCTCCcaacatttctttttcaaatctcTATCGGAATAATCTGACGAGGAATTATCCCAAAGTGATGGTCTACTTTGAATTTCGATAATAAACCTTTCTGTATCGAAATTATCCATCGTATGCAGTTAACAAACTACTCAGATATTAAATaagcagttaaaaataaacataaccgCGACACGTGCTGCATGCAATGAGGTGGGAGCGTCACTGGCGGCCGGACTGGCGGCCGAGTGAGTGAGACACCATATCGCGCTATAGTAGTTAGTGGTGGC
This window harbors:
- the LOC113497523 gene encoding uncharacterized protein LOC113497523; the encoded protein is MDNFDTERFIIEIQSRPSLWDNSSSDYSDRDLKKKCWEEVVDLFGEQEQTVEQKKSFGLVLQKRWKSIRSCYAREVKRQRNVKSGSGATNRKSEYIYFKQLQFLQKVVAIREEGEEEKNSESTEVGERPKKATNKRKLAVDDDPFIQALNNSIEQRRRETTEQRLRETAEVDEDRLFLLSLLSTLKNLPPQIKMATKIKMLTLLNDASGFSGNRTFDYTGPSFRNSPEINPGGRMMSHDTYHPGYSTQRQVIATEYPGPSYRTNTNYQNEPITSSPNSPYNSMNTMTYASSPSDTNDSQDSEPLMDLYST
- the LOC113497521 gene encoding protein ALP1-like, which codes for MDVEETALLLYVRRRREFKRKKKQWWVHPYLADRCKKGQFVNIYADLRRYPDKFFNYVRMSVRSFDELLTLCENDLLKQDTILRKSISPEEKLFVTLRYLASGCTMRELHYSFRLGQTTLSTIIKEVCAVIWDKLQTCLSLPATANDWMKIADGFEKHANFPHCIGSIDGKHIRLIQPADSGSMYYNYKHFFSLVLMAACDANYNFIYIDVGAYGKSSDSAIFQETELYKKLISNTLNIPEPLQISENNPTLFPYVFIGDEAFGLSTNIMRPYGGNNLSAEKKIFNYRLSRARRYIECTFGILTNKWRIFHRPLNVHTELAKSIVRTCCVLHNFVRSRDGYSYDDTLTIMGFQTTTQQNFNRGGRAATTTRDNFTHYFVNENPLSWQNNYIH